In one window of Paucidesulfovibrio gracilis DSM 16080 DNA:
- a CDS encoding DUF3108 domain-containing protein — protein sequence MSRIPWRPARPLCWCVCLVALLVVFAPINASWAGLKRSWPYAPGERLEYEIYWTVVYAGTASVSVLPDTEIKGIPARHFRAEARSSPFIDSFYKVRDTIDSWTDMTVDRTLRFEQYQREGDYHRDTILDMDWTAGRVDRYGKKGFKNSLDLPGDVLDPLAILFHFRTHWLFKDRVVSGWVTDGKKMVNGSGRVVGRETLDTPFGPLDCFRVEPETKDLGGVFKKSDDARIEMWFTADDRRIPVRIRSKVVVGHFSLELIDAKGVPGLVKLED from the coding sequence ATGTCACGGATTCCATGGCGTCCAGCCCGGCCATTGTGCTGGTGCGTATGCCTTGTTGCCCTGCTGGTGGTGTTTGCTCCGATCAATGCGTCCTGGGCGGGATTGAAACGCTCCTGGCCGTACGCGCCCGGGGAGCGGCTGGAATATGAAATTTATTGGACCGTGGTCTATGCGGGGACGGCCAGTGTTTCCGTGTTGCCCGATACCGAGATCAAGGGGATTCCTGCCCGGCATTTTCGGGCAGAGGCGCGCTCCTCACCCTTCATTGATTCGTTCTACAAGGTGCGGGACACCATTGACTCCTGGACGGACATGACCGTGGACCGGACCTTGCGTTTTGAGCAATACCAGCGTGAGGGGGATTATCACCGCGACACCATTCTGGATATGGATTGGACTGCCGGGCGTGTGGACCGATATGGCAAAAAGGGGTTCAAGAACAGCCTGGATCTGCCCGGTGACGTGTTGGATCCGCTGGCCATTCTTTTCCACTTTCGCACGCACTGGCTGTTCAAGGATCGCGTGGTTTCAGGCTGGGTCACGGACGGCAAGAAAATGGTCAACGGATCCGGCCGGGTAGTGGGGCGTGAAACCCTGGATACCCCGTTTGGCCCGCTGGATTGTTTCCGGGTGGAGCCGGAGACCAAGGATTTGGGCGGCGTGTTCAAGAAAAGCGACGATGCGCGAATTGAGATGTGGTTTACGGCCGATGATCGGCGCATTCCCGTGCGGATCCGCAGCAAGGTGGTGGTGGGGCATTTTTCTCTGGAACTGATTGATGCCAAGGGCGTACCCGGTCTGGTCAAACTGGAGGATTGA